A stretch of DNA from Mycobacterium senriense:
AGGTGCGCGGCGACGTTGGCGATGCCGCCACCGGTGCCCAGCGGGTGCTCCTCGGTGACGTATTCGATCTGCAGGCCCAACTTGGAGCCGTCGCCGAACTCCGCCTCGAACACCGCGGCCTGATACGACGTGCTGAGGATGACGTGCTCGATGCCGGCCGCGGCGACCCGCGACAGCAGATGCGTGAGGAACGGCAGCCCCGCGGTGGGCAGCATGGGCTTGGGTGCCGACAGGGTCAGCGGCCGCAGCCGGGTGCCCTTGCCGCCGACCAGGATCACCACATCGACTTCGGGAGTTGCCACCTCAGTGTCGCCCTTCTACCAGTTTCCGCCGTCCGGAGGCGCGCAGCGCGCTGCGCACCATCAGGCGGGACCGCACCGCGAGCGAGGCGCGCAGGGTCCAGCGCAGCGGGGCGCGCAACCAACCGGAATGCCGGTCGGCCAGGAACATATACGTGCTCTTGTGGTGGGCGGCCAGGTGGTTGGCCGGATCCCCGCCGGTGGAGTGGCCCTTGTGGTGCAGCACCTCCGCCGACGGCACATAGACGGACAGCCAGCCGGCCTTGCCGAGCCGGTCGCCGAGGTCGACGTCTTCCATGTACATGAAGTAGCGCTCGTCGAACCCGCCGATCTGCCCGAACGCCGATCGGCGCACCAGCAGGCAGGACCCGGACAGCCAGCCCACCGGCCGCTCGCTGGGCTCCAGCCGCTCCTGGCGGTACGCCGCCGACCACGGGTTGCGCTTCCAGAACGGCCCGACGACCGCGTGCATGCCGCCGCGGATCAGGCTGGGCAGGTGCCGCGCCGACGGATACACCGACCCGTCGGGGTCGCGGACCAGCGGGCCCAGCGCGCCGGCGCGCGGCCAGCGCGACGCGGCGTCCAGCAGCGCGTCGATGCTGCCCGGGCCCCACTGCACGTCCGGGTTGGCGACGATGACCCAGTCGTCGTCGCGGTCCAGCTGTGCGACGGCGCGATTCACCGCGGTCCCGTAGCCGAGGTTGGCTCCGGTGCGGAACAGCCGCACGTTGGGATAGCGCTCGACGGCCGCCTCGGGGGTGCCGTCGGTGGAGCCGTTGTCGGCCAGCAGCACGCACACCTCTCGCTCGGTGGCCAGCGACAGCGAGGCCAGGAAGCGCTCCAGGTGCGGGCCCGGTGAGTAGGTCACCGTCACGACCGGCAGGACGTCAGTCACGCGTAGAGGGTAACGGTCGATCGGCCGCCACAGCGCCATCGGCGGCGGCCAGGGCCGCGACAATCGCAGGGCGCCAAGGCCTCAGTGGCCGCATCCCCGCCGCCACGGACTGGCCGCTGGACAGCGCGGAGTAGGCCGGCCGGGGCGCGGGGCGGGGGAAGTGGTCGGTGGTGACCGGTCGCACCCGCTCCGGATCGGCGCCGCACTCCTCGAAGACGGCGCGGGCCTGTTCGAACCGCGAGCAGGCGCCCTCATTGGCGGCGTGCAGGATCGGACCGGGCACACCGGAGTCGACGATCTGCAGCAGCGCGGCGGCCAGGTCACCGACGTAGGTCGGGGAGCCGGTCTGGTCGTTCACCACGTCCACCGGACCGTCCCCGGCGGCCAGCCGGCGCATGACGGCGACGAAGTCCTTGCCGGTGCCGCCGGTGTAGACCCAGGC
This window harbors:
- a CDS encoding glycosyltransferase family 2 protein — protein: MTDVLPVVTVTYSPGPHLERFLASLSLATEREVCVLLADNGSTDGTPEAAVERYPNVRLFRTGANLGYGTAVNRAVAQLDRDDDWVIVANPDVQWGPGSIDALLDAASRWPRAGALGPLVRDPDGSVYPSARHLPSLIRGGMHAVVGPFWKRNPWSAAYRQERLEPSERPVGWLSGSCLLVRRSAFGQIGGFDERYFMYMEDVDLGDRLGKAGWLSVYVPSAEVLHHKGHSTGGDPANHLAAHHKSTYMFLADRHSGWLRAPLRWTLRASLAVRSRLMVRSALRASGRRKLVEGRH